The sequence below is a genomic window from Neomicrococcus aestuarii.
ACAACACCACCCCCGCAGACCTTGCAGACCGATCACTCGTAGCTTTGGGACTGACTAACGGTGGAGAAGGGACGTCCCGATGACCATCGAAGGATGGACTCAAACTCTGGGCGCCACACCGCTTTTGCTGATTGCGCTTGCGGCCATTGTGGTGCTCTTGGTCTTGATCATGAAGTTCAAGATCCACGCATTCATTTCGCTCATCATCGTGAGCCTTTTGACCGCGTTCGCAACGCAGATCCCCACCGGCAAAGTAGTCAGTGTTCTCACCACGGGCTTCGGTAACACGCTTGCTAGCGTTGCCCTGTTGGTGGGTCTCGGCGCCATGTTGGGCCGCATTGTGGAACAGTCCGGTGGCGCAAAAGTCATCGCTGACAAGCTGATTTCTATCTTCGGTGAGAAGCGCGCTCCGTTTGCTCTGGGCGTTGCATCTTTGATCTTCGGTTTCCCGATCTTCTTTGACGCTGGCCTTGTGGTCATGCTTCCTGTGGTGTTCTCCGTAGGCCGCCGTTTGGGCGGATCCGTGCTCTTGTACGGCCTTCCAGCCGCTGGCGCGTTCTCCGTCATGCACGTCTTCGTGCCACCGCACCCGGGCCCAGTGGCTGCCGCTGAATTCTTCGGCGCTAACGCTGGCTACGTCCTCATCCTTGGCCTCTTGGTTGCTATCCCTACCTGGTACGTCACGAGCTACTTGTTCGGTATTTGGGCTGGCAAGAAGTGGGAATTCCCGATTCCGGCCATCCTTGGTGAAGCCGATGCTGAGCACGAAGCCAACCCGCCACGCTTCGGCGCCGTTCTGGGCGTCATGCTCATTCCTTTGGTGCTGATCTTCCTCAACACCGGCTTGAACGCTCTTGCGACCGCTGGCGTTCTTCCTGAGGGCAGCAAGGACCAGGTCTGGTTCCAGTTCTTGCGCGCACTCGGTGAGACCCCAGTTGCCCTCTTGATCGCCGTGATCGTGGCCGCTTTGGTCTTGGGCCGTAAGCAGGGCATGTCCTCCACCGCCATTCAGCAGGTCATGGAGCAGGCTCTTGGCCCCGTATGTTCCGTCATCCTGATCACCGGCGCCGGCGGCATGTTCGGCTCCGTGCTGCGCACCTCAGGCATTGGTGCTGCACTTTCTGATGTTTTGGGCGACATGGGCATCCCGCTCATCTTCGCTGGCTTCATCATCGCCGGAATCCTGCGCATTGCTCAGGGTTCGGCAACCGTTGCACTGACCACCGCTGCGGGCCTCTTGGCACCGGGTGTGGCTGCCGCTGGCCTCAATGAGTTCCAGCTCGCCGCCATGGTCATCGCCGTTGCTGGCGGTTCCGTGATCGCTTCCCACGTGAACGACTCGGGCTTCTGGCTGGTAGGTCGATTCTTCGATCTCGACGTCAAGACCACCCTCAAGACCTGGACGGTCTTGGAGACCTTGCTCGGCGTGATGGGCTTTATTTTGGCCGCCGTCGCGTTCGGTTTGGCTGGGCTCGCCGGCTAGCGGAACTCTTTCCGGATTTAGACCCTGACGTGGCTGAGGCGCCTTTCGCCTTGGCCACGTTTGGTTTAACCGAAGACTTCGCCGGCTTGGATTGCTGCCGTGCCTTACGTGCTTCGGCGGCTTCTTGCTGTTGACGCTCTTGCGTGAGCGGCTGCCGGGAGGACGACGCCGATCGCCCGCGGACAATGCCGATAAATTCCGCTACGAGGGGGTCGGCTTCAATAGCTTCCGCGCGGGCGCTAGGCCGGATAGGATCCACGCGCATCCACGCGAGACCCACGTGCGTTGAAGGGGCACCCTCGAGCACTTTCCACACGACGTCCTTGCGGGCGTGCAATCGGGCGAGAGACATGGGCATCACTGCTAGTCCGGCCCCGGACCCCACGATTTCTAAGGTCATTTTGGGACCGTACTTGTCCACGTCAAGGAAGTTCTGGCCCTCAACAGCGGAGGCGGGAACGGACTCATCGAAATACTCGATGTCATGGTCCTTCGGCGCGCACACCACCGGAAGTTCTTCATAGAGCGGGATGACGTGCAGAGCCGGCTTCCCTGGGCTCGATGCAGCGGAGGCGGGCGAATCGCCACTCCAACGAATGAACGTCAGATCGGCGTCCCCGCTTTCCAACAGCGCAACGTACGCCGCAGCGTCGTCGTACTGGAAAATTTCTAACGGATGCTCCTCGAGGCGCGCACGCCATCGATCGATCCACTTTCCGGGCATGACCCCGGCAACATACGCAATTTTGAGCCCTGCCACGCGGACAGCCTACCCGTTGTAGGCCGCCGCGCCGCAGAATCTCAGGCGTTCAGAACGCCATGGTCCGGCTCAAGAACACTTTTCACTGCGTTCTTGACCGCCGACTACCGCGTACTTAGGCAGTTTTGACGATGTACACGTCGCATGGAGCGTTGTTGACCACACCGCTCGCTACGGAACCCAGCACGCGGCCGAGTCCCTTCATGCCAACGTTTCCCACCACAATGAGATCGGCGCCCAATTCCTCAGCCTCTTTCACGAGACCTTCGGCCGGCTTGCCGTGGATGGCGCCGGAGGTGATGTTTGCTTCCGGGAATGACTGGCGCAAACGCTCGGCAATGTTGGCGGAGAGCTTGTTTGCCTGGTCGGCGTCATCCAAGATCCACGTATCACTTCCAATGTGCACCACTTCGGTGTTGTCCTTTGCGTGCGCGGAAACGACGCGAAGTTCATCGCCCGTCTTCGACGCGAGCTCAGCTGCGCGAGTGGCCGCGTCAAATGCGGTGTCGGATCCATCGACGCCAACAATGATGATCTTGCTCATGGTGCTCCTTAGAGTGCGTTCTTGCGGGGGTACTGCTACGTCGCTGGGTTAGTGGACGTTGTCCTGAAGGAAGGTCACCGCGCGAGTCCACGCAAGTTTCGCGTGGTCTTCGCGGTAATTTCCCATGGGGTTCTCATCATTATGGAACGCGTGAGGCGCGTCATAGTAGTAATACTGAACTTCGGTGCCCGATTCTTCTCGAATCTGCTTCTCTTGTTCGCGTGCCTGATCCACAGGGAAGAAGTCATCTTGCTCGGCGTAATGGCCTTGAACCTTTGCCGTGATGGTCTTGAAGCTCTCCGGAACACCCTGACCCACGCCGTAGAACGGTACGGCTGCAGAAACTTTGTCTCCGGCCTGTGCAGCAAGTGAAAGTACAAAGCCACCGCCCATGCAGAAGCCAATGGCTCCAACGGTTTCGCTCGTGACCTCGTCTCGGTTCAACAGGTAATCGACAGAGCCCAAAAGCAAGCGTGCGCCTTCTTCTGCGGGGAGCTTGCTCATCATCTCAGCGGCCTCGGCGCCGTCGTGGGTAATGGATCCGCCGTAAAGATCCGGTGCGAGCGCCACAAATCCCAGCGCTGCAAGGCGATCACAAACGTCCTTGATGTGGTCAACAAGACCCCACCATTCCTGGATCACGATGACCCCAGGACCCTTGCCGCTCTCGGGAATGGCGATATAACCATGGGCTTGGCCCTCGGTGGAATCAAACGTGACGTTCTGGTGTGGAACCTTTGCTGGAGTCATACTGCTCTATCCTTTTCAGTCTCATTCACTTGTGACGCACCTCCCATACTAGGGAACCCCCTCCCGCTACAGTAAGTCTTAGGGGTAATCCGGGGATTTCGCCCCCGAAGTTTATGGACAGCAGCCGCCTGTGGGGGAAATCTATGACCATCAGTAGTCTGATCGACTCACTCGACGCCCTAGGTTTCGTCTTCTCCTTAGTCCTTGGCCTCCTGTTCCTGGTGTTTCAGGTCTGGCTCATCGCAACCCTCGCGCGGCGAATTCTCGGCGTTCCCGTAGGTTGGCCTCGCGCAATTTTCGTGGCTCTTCTGATGTCGCTGGTCCTGATGGGCGGCGTGCAGTTCATTGTCATGGGCTATGCGGATGATGGCTCCATTTCCGATGCCAACATTGGCCCCGCGCTCATGCTCGCGGGCCTCGCCACGTTCTGGATGTTCGCCCTCGGCGTCGCTATCTTGATGTTCCTCGAGATCCTGGTTCCCACGGGTTCCCTACCGAATCCGGTGAGTTTCTTCCGCGATTTTTCAGCACGACGACGCCGCCAAGCCCGGTATTTTCAGATCATGCGGATTGCTGTGCGGCACGGATTGGTGAGCCAGATTCGTGGTCTCGACAAGAGCCGTGATTCTCACCGAGAGACGGCCATCGCGTTGCGGGAAACGCTCAACGAGGCCGGTGTGACGTTCGTGAAGCTCGGCCAAATGCTATCCACACGATCCGACTTGCTGCCGCCCGTTTACATCGCGGAACTCTCCAAGCTGCAGACCAATGCCACCCCGGAGCCGTGGGATGTCATCCAATCGGCCATCGAGACGTCTTTGGGCCGCCCGTTTTCCACCGCTTTTTCTTTCATCGACGAGCACCCTTTGGCGTCCGCTTCCGTGGCCCAAGTTCACACGGCTCAGACCATTGCTGGCGATTCAGTAGTGATTAAGGTTCAGCGCCCGACCGCCGTGCGGCAGGTGCAGTCCGATACCGAGATTGTGCTCCGGATTGCGCAGTGGCTCGAGAAGTCAGCTCCCTGGG
It includes:
- a CDS encoding GntP family permease, yielding MTIEGWTQTLGATPLLLIALAAIVVLLVLIMKFKIHAFISLIIVSLLTAFATQIPTGKVVSVLTTGFGNTLASVALLVGLGAMLGRIVEQSGGAKVIADKLISIFGEKRAPFALGVASLIFGFPIFFDAGLVVMLPVVFSVGRRLGGSVLLYGLPAAGAFSVMHVFVPPHPGPVAAAEFFGANAGYVLILGLLVAIPTWYVTSYLFGIWAGKKWEFPIPAILGEADAEHEANPPRFGAVLGVMLIPLVLIFLNTGLNALATAGVLPEGSKDQVWFQFLRALGETPVALLIAVIVAALVLGRKQGMSSTAIQQVMEQALGPVCSVILITGAGGMFGSVLRTSGIGAALSDVLGDMGIPLIFAGFIIAGILRIAQGSATVALTTAAGLLAPGVAAAGLNEFQLAAMVIAVAGGSVIASHVNDSGFWLVGRFFDLDVKTTLKTWTVLETLLGVMGFILAAVAFGLAGLAG
- a CDS encoding LysR family transcriptional regulator substrate-binding protein, whose translation is MAGLKIAYVAGVMPGKWIDRWRARLEEHPLEIFQYDDAAAYVALLESGDADLTFIRWSGDSPASAASSPGKPALHVIPLYEELPVVCAPKDHDIEYFDESVPASAVEGQNFLDVDKYGPKMTLEIVGSGAGLAVMPMSLARLHARKDVVWKVLEGAPSTHVGLAWMRVDPIRPSARAEAIEADPLVAEFIGIVRGRSASSSRQPLTQERQQQEAAEARKARQQSKPAKSSVKPNVAKAKGASATSGSKSGKSSASRRAQPNRTRRRPK
- a CDS encoding universal stress protein, which produces MSKIIIVGVDGSDTAFDAATRAAELASKTGDELRVVSAHAKDNTEVVHIGSDTWILDDADQANKLSANIAERLRQSFPEANITSGAIHGKPAEGLVKEAEELGADLIVVGNVGMKGLGRVLGSVASGVVNNAPCDVYIVKTA
- a CDS encoding dienelactone hydrolase family protein; this translates as MTPAKVPHQNVTFDSTEGQAHGYIAIPESGKGPGVIVIQEWWGLVDHIKDVCDRLAALGFVALAPDLYGGSITHDGAEAAEMMSKLPAEEGARLLLGSVDYLLNRDEVTSETVGAIGFCMGGGFVLSLAAQAGDKVSAAVPFYGVGQGVPESFKTITAKVQGHYAEQDDFFPVDQAREQEKQIREESGTEVQYYYYDAPHAFHNDENPMGNYREDHAKLAWTRAVTFLQDNVH